One Rhodospirillaceae bacterium DNA window includes the following coding sequences:
- a CDS encoding N-6 DNA methylase → MINAFQSYIKNLQDTYSKNATELTYRTALENLLNESAKIKISAGKSKAPVFHITHEPKRHQDGFGAPDFMVKQAGMIVGYVENKAIGKNLDDVLKSAQITKYQKLTNNLLVTNYLEWIWLHNGVITRENLCYLTDLESRKFKPNPDKITAVGKLLDGFFSTTPQQIGRAKELAQELSVRTRLLRDYLEEELKRQQQEDQQGKLHGLYQVFQKTISSALDLSEFADAFAQTLSYGLFLAKLNAGQNTAVTLSNAKEHISNNFELIRELVSFLDELKQPQYANTRWLVEEILGLLNALDLTAIQEDLSFSKKQGRLFKESEEERLLFAKDPYVYFYEDFLKAYDQETRKSRGIYYTPPPVVNFIVRAIQDILKDSFGIKEGLADHNRVTLLDFATGTGTFLIEVLQQIFEHTSPAKHHAIIKEHILKNIYGFEYLIAPYTIAHLKLSQFLRDKGYEMQAGERLQIYLANTLENPDEAVQKDWLVPALTQEAEQAQEIKRKKKILVITGNPPYSVKSQNTGGWITDLLKQSYYQIDGQKLNESNPKNLLDDYVKFIRFAQWKIDQVSEGVVGIITNHSFLDNPTFRGMRQSLLKSFNQIYILDLHGSAKKKEKSPDGSKDENVFDIEQGVAISLFIKSKNKKIGVYYADLWGKRQHKYQQLTEMDLNTTAWQQLTPSSPFYFLIPQDEKLREIYDQGWQVTDIFKLTSTGIKTHKDQLTIQFNTNDIKNLINDFARLDPEKAPKISVRPKPMAGKISATGFVK, encoded by the coding sequence ATGATCAACGCTTTCCAATCCTATATCAAAAACCTACAAGATACTTATTCCAAGAATGCCACCGAACTGACCTATCGGACGGCATTAGAAAATTTATTAAATGAATCCGCCAAAATAAAAATTTCTGCTGGAAAAAGCAAAGCCCCGGTTTTTCATATAACGCATGAGCCCAAACGTCATCAAGACGGTTTTGGTGCCCCCGATTTTATGGTGAAACAAGCCGGGATGATTGTGGGATATGTGGAAAATAAGGCCATTGGCAAAAATTTAGATGATGTCCTAAAAAGCGCCCAAATCACAAAATATCAAAAGCTAACCAACAACCTGCTGGTTACCAATTACTTGGAATGGATTTGGCTGCATAATGGCGTCATTACCCGGGAAAACTTATGCTACCTAACAGATTTGGAAAGCAGGAAATTTAAACCCAACCCGGATAAAATCACTGCGGTTGGCAAGTTGCTGGATGGTTTCTTCTCAACCACCCCCCAACAAATTGGCCGTGCCAAAGAACTGGCCCAGGAACTTTCGGTACGCACCCGCTTGCTGCGCGATTATTTAGAGGAAGAGTTGAAACGCCAGCAGCAAGAGGATCAACAGGGGAAATTGCATGGGCTATACCAAGTTTTCCAAAAAACCATTTCAAGCGCCCTTGATTTATCCGAATTTGCCGATGCTTTTGCCCAAACCCTCAGCTACGGGTTATTTTTGGCCAAGTTGAATGCTGGGCAAAATACAGCGGTTACCCTTAGCAATGCCAAAGAACATATTTCCAACAATTTTGAATTAATCCGCGAATTGGTTAGTTTTTTGGATGAATTAAAACAACCGCAATATGCCAATACCCGCTGGCTGGTGGAAGAAATTTTAGGGTTATTGAACGCGCTTGATTTAACCGCCATCCAAGAAGATTTAAGCTTCAGCAAGAAACAAGGCCGGTTATTCAAGGAAAGCGAAGAAGAACGTCTGTTATTTGCCAAAGACCCCTATGTGTATTTTTATGAAGATTTCCTAAAAGCCTATGATCAGGAAACCCGTAAAAGCCGCGGCATTTATTATACCCCGCCCCCAGTGGTTAACTTTATTGTGCGTGCCATCCAAGATATTTTAAAGGATAGTTTCGGCATTAAGGAAGGGTTGGCCGACCATAACCGGGTTACCCTGCTGGATTTCGCAACCGGCACCGGCACATTTTTAATTGAAGTGCTGCAGCAAATTTTTGAACATACTTCCCCTGCCAAACACCATGCTATCATTAAAGAACATATCCTAAAAAACATCTATGGGTTTGAATATTTAATTGCCCCCTATACCATTGCCCATTTGAAATTATCGCAATTTTTGCGCGATAAGGGCTATGAGATGCAGGCAGGTGAACGGCTGCAAATTTATTTGGCCAATACGTTGGAAAACCCAGATGAGGCTGTTCAAAAAGACTGGTTGGTTCCCGCCTTAACGCAAGAAGCTGAGCAAGCCCAAGAAATTAAACGGAAGAAAAAAATCTTGGTGATTACCGGTAATCCCCCTTATAGCGTGAAATCACAGAATACAGGCGGTTGGATTACGGATCTTTTAAAACAATCTTATTATCAAATTGATGGCCAAAAATTAAATGAGAGTAATCCCAAGAATTTATTGGATGATTATGTCAAATTTATTCGTTTTGCCCAATGGAAAATAGACCAGGTCAGTGAGGGGGTGGTAGGGATTATTACCAATCATTCCTTTTTAGATAACCCCACTTTTCGCGGCATGCGCCAAAGTTTGCTGAAAAGCTTTAACCAAATTTATATCCTTGATTTACATGGTAGCGCCAAAAAGAAAGAGAAAAGCCCGGATGGCAGCAAAGACGAAAATGTTTTTGATATTGAACAAGGGGTGGCCATCAGCCTGTTTATAAAAAGCAAAAACAAAAAAATCGGGGTTTATTACGCCGATTTATGGGGAAAACGCCAACATAAATATCAGCAATTAACCGAAATGGATTTAAATACAACCGCTTGGCAACAGCTTACCCCCTCCAGTCCCTTCTATTTTCTGATCCCCCAAGATGAAAAATTACGGGAGATATATGACCAAGGATGGCAAGTGACGGATATTTTTAAACTGACCTCAACGGGCATCAAAACGCATAAAGACCAGCTAACGATACAATTCAATACTAATGACATAAAAAATTTAATTAACGATTTTGCCCGTCTTGATCCAGAAAAAGCCCCGAAAATATCAGTTAGGCCCAAGCCGATGGCAGGTAAAATTAGCGCAACAGGATTTGTTAAATAG
- a CDS encoding methylated-DNA--[protein]-cysteine S-methyltransferase encodes MTPSPFVYTEIDSPIGALTLASDGISLTGLYLPKAIQKMPLPLQDKKSLPIFVKVCLQLEEYFAHQRTHFDLPLSAEGTAFQKLVWQALVTIPFGKTASYQQMALQIGRPKAMRPVGMANARNPIAIIVPCHRVIGANGDLVGFGGGLPMKSWLLKHERS; translated from the coding sequence ATGACCCCATCCCCTTTTGTTTACACGGAAATTGATAGCCCGATTGGCGCTTTAACCTTGGCCAGTGATGGCATTTCTTTAACTGGGCTTTATTTACCAAAGGCCATTCAAAAAATGCCCTTGCCGTTGCAAGACAAAAAATCCTTGCCGATTTTTGTGAAGGTTTGCCTGCAACTTGAGGAATATTTTGCCCATCAGCGCACCCATTTTGATTTGCCTTTATCCGCCGAGGGTACGGCTTTCCAAAAATTGGTTTGGCAGGCGTTAGTCACCATCCCCTTCGGTAAAACCGCCAGCTACCAACAAATGGCCTTGCAAATCGGCCGTCCTAAGGCCATGCGGCCCGTGGGTATGGCCAACGCCCGCAACCCTATTGCCATCATTGTCCCCTGCCACCGAGTGATTGGCGCCAATGGTGATTTAGTGGGATTTGGCGGCGGCCTTCCCATGAAATCCTGGCTGCTAAAGCACGAAAGAAGCTGA
- a CDS encoding ABC-F family ATP-binding cassette domain-containing protein: MKVLLSGHHISHIIGVRTLFHDLDFAIGQGQRIGLVGHNGCGKSTLLSILAGTLEPSSGHVIRSNGLRLAVVEQFLPAQFNTMPLKECLLAVVPPEQQQRLRYQADILLHDMGFTNHQKANTAKSLSGGETNRLMLARALMNQPDLLLLDEPTNHLDLPTQLFFEHYLTEKLACAFLLVSHDRAFLDAVTTHTLFLRDKRLYSFDLPFSDARAQLILQDLAAAKARKAEEQEIVRLTKSAKQMAIWGKVFNNAKLARRAKGMMKRVDALKDETTFVSSERPASLQLETQETRAKQLLNISDLTVQIGERLLFQLDDFFIRPGDRVALFGRNGCGKSTFLQLVMRAYREPLKYPNIRFNPQCRIGYYDQNLSFASKDETLFRFVYQRCHLNEEAARKELIGAGFGFDRMHQLLGSLSGGERARLMFMLIRLEKPNMLILDEPTNHIDIDGKEQLEQEILDSNAAVLCVSHDRHFITAIANRHLLINRRKLWSLDGAEDYYQQIDNISPSKPFVGEEQPTPKGKKPQGTILPAATADGVSTP, encoded by the coding sequence ATGAAAGTATTATTAAGCGGCCACCATATCAGTCATATCATCGGCGTCCGCACCTTATTCCATGATCTTGATTTTGCCATCGGCCAGGGTCAGCGGATCGGGTTGGTTGGCCATAATGGTTGCGGCAAATCTACCTTGCTGTCCATTCTGGCGGGCACTTTGGAGCCATCAAGCGGCCATGTCATCCGCAGCAATGGTTTGCGGTTGGCCGTGGTTGAGCAGTTTTTACCAGCCCAATTTAACACCATGCCTTTAAAAGAATGCCTACTGGCGGTGGTGCCCCCAGAACAACAGCAGCGTTTAAGGTATCAGGCAGATATTTTGCTGCATGATATGGGTTTTACCAACCATCAGAAAGCCAATACCGCTAAGTCCTTATCAGGGGGCGAGACCAACCGGTTGATGCTGGCCCGTGCCTTGATGAACCAGCCGGATTTGCTGTTGCTGGATGAACCCACCAACCATTTGGATTTGCCCACCCAGTTGTTCTTTGAACATTATTTAACCGAAAAACTAGCCTGTGCATTCCTGCTGGTCAGCCACGATCGCGCCTTTTTGGATGCAGTCACCACCCACACCCTGTTTTTGCGGGATAAACGTTTATATAGTTTTGACTTACCCTTTTCAGATGCCCGCGCGCAATTGATTCTTCAAGATTTGGCGGCAGCAAAAGCCCGTAAAGCTGAGGAGCAGGAAATTGTCCGCTTAACCAAAAGCGCCAAACAAATGGCGATTTGGGGCAAGGTTTTCAATAATGCCAAATTGGCACGCCGTGCCAAAGGCATGATGAAACGGGTGGATGCCTTAAAAGACGAGACCACTTTTGTAAGCAGCGAACGACCCGCCAGCTTGCAATTGGAAACCCAAGAAACCCGAGCAAAACAATTACTCAATATCAGCGACCTTACCGTGCAGATAGGCGAGCGTTTATTGTTCCAGCTGGATGATTTTTTTATCCGCCCTGGCGACCGCGTGGCCTTATTCGGGCGCAATGGTTGCGGCAAAAGTACTTTCTTGCAATTGGTGATGCGGGCCTACCGTGAGCCTTTAAAATACCCTAATATCCGCTTTAACCCGCAATGCCGAATTGGCTATTACGATCAAAACCTGTCTTTCGCCAGCAAAGATGAAACCCTGTTCCGCTTTGTCTATCAGCGTTGCCATTTGAATGAGGAAGCCGCCCGCAAGGAATTAATCGGTGCCGGTTTTGGCTTTGACCGCATGCATCAATTGCTGGGTTCCTTAAGCGGAGGTGAACGGGCACGCCTGATGTTCATGCTGATCCGGCTTGAAAAACCGAATATGCTGATTTTGGACGAACCGACCAACCATATTGATATTGACGGCAAAGAACAGTTAGAGCAGGAAATTTTGGACAGTAATGCGGCAGTCCTATGCGTCAGCCATGACCGTCATTTCATTACGGCAATTGCCAACCGTCATCTGCTAATCAACCGGCGGAAATTATGGTCACTTGATGGGGCCGAGGACTATTACCAGCAAATTGATAATATCAGCCCAAGCAAACCCTTTGTGGGGGAGGAACAACCAACCCCTAAGGGCAAAAAGCCCCAAGGTACAATTCTTCCAGCCGCAACAGCAGATGGGGTAAGCACCCCCTGA